The proteins below come from a single Acanthopagrus latus isolate v.2019 chromosome 4, fAcaLat1.1, whole genome shotgun sequence genomic window:
- the mex3b gene encoding RNA-binding protein MEX3B isoform X1, translating into MPSSLFTDSSVQGDALDDQRALQIALDQLSLLGLDNDENPLYDNNQEPRKKSVNMTECVPVPSSEHVAEIVGRQGCKIKALRAKTNTYIKTPVRGEEPVFVVTGRREDVAMARREIISAAEHFSMIRASRNKNTSLNGSSTTVPGPPNLPGQTTIQVRVPYRVVGLVVGPKGATIKRIQQQTHTYIVTPSRDKEPVFEVTGMPENVDRAREEIEAHIAMRTGGLIELQDENDFHANGTDVGFDLHGHATLWSKPSTGMTPTSARKPFSNYRNDSSSSLGSASTDSYFGNNSSRMADYSPPSPTLSYTTTNNNGNNNNNNINVNTNGNGFVFGNEVISPDCNDLTYDSSSGFDPTPAPPGLAWSQYESHMTPSSTRGSSPISTSAMFSTNTPTNANGIVVSQRRVNGCTPQPRLSPPLHSHTRGPPEHPLARRVRSDPGGGPLCFPGYSSTIASLPGPHLPGVPCDSSASSSSSSSSSSTSSGTSRKGSRDCSVCFESEVIAALVPCGHNLFCMECANRICERSEPKCPVCHTGVTQAIRIFS; encoded by the exons ATGCCCAGCTCGCTCTTCACAGACAGCAGCGTCCAGGGGGACGCACTGGACGACCAGAGAGCCCTGCAGATCGCCCTGGATCAACTATCCCTGCTCGGCTTGGACAACGACGAGAACCCCTTATACGACAACAACCAGGAGCCCCGGAAAAAAAGCGTCAATATGACCGAGTGCGTCCCAGTTCCCAGCTCCGAGCATGTGGCTGAGATTGTGGGCAGACAGg GTTGCAAGATCAAAGCACTGCGAGCAAAGACCAACACCTACATCAAGACCCCAGTTCGTGGTGAGGAGcctgtttttgtggtgacaggCAGAAGGGAGGATGTGGCAATGGCTAGGAGGGAGatcatctctgctgctgagcaCTTCTCCATGATCCGCGCCTCcaggaacaaaaacaccagcCTGAATGGAAGCAGCACCACAGTCCCTGGACCACCTAACCTTCCTGGACAGACCACCATCCAGGTGCGGGTGCCTTACCGTGTGGTTGGCCTTGTTGTCGGTCCCAAGGGTGCTACTATCAAGCGCATCCAGCAGCAGACCCACACCTACATCGTGACACCCAGTCGGGACAAGGAGCCAGTGTTCGAGGTGACGGGTATGCCAGAGAATGTGGACCGTGCGCGTGAAGAGATTGAAGCCCACATTGCCATGAGGACGGGGGGCCTCATTGAACTCCAGGATGAAAATGACTTCCACGCAAATGGGACTGATGTGGGTTTTGACCTGCACGGGCACGCCACCCTGTGGTCCAAGCCCAGCACTGGGATGACTCCTACATCGGCACGGAAACCCTTTTCCAACTACCGCAACGACTCGTCCTCCTCCCTGGGCAGCGCCTCCACAGACTCCTACTTTGGCAACAACAGCTCACGCATGGCTGACTATAGCCCCCCCAGCCCCACACTGAGttacaccaccaccaacaacaacggcaacaacaataacaacaacatcaatGTTAACACCAACGGCAACGGGTTTGTTTTCGGGAATGAGGTGATTTCTCCTGACTGCAATGATCTGACTTATGACTCCTCGTCTGGGTTTGACCCCACGCCAGCCCCACCAGGCCTTGCGTGGTCCCAGTATGAAAGTCATATGACTCCCTCTTCCACGAGGGGCAGCTCCCCCATCTCCACCTCAGCCATGTTCTCCACCAACACCCCCACTAATGCCAATGGGATAGTGGTGAGTCAGAGAAGGGTAAATGGTTGTACACCACAGCCTAGACTGTCACCTCCCCTCCACAGCCACACCAGAGGCCCTCCTGAGCACCCGCTAGCCAGGAGGGTGCGTAGTGACCCAGGCGGAGGCCCGCTCTGTTTCCCTGGTTACTCCAGCACTATTGCCTCCCTGCCGGGTCCTCACCTGCCTGGGGTTCCATGCGACTCCTCtgcctcatcttcatcctcctcttcctcctcctcaacctcaTCGGGCACCAGCCGAAAAGGAAGCCGTGACTGTTCAGTGTGCTTTGAGAGCGAGGTCATTGCTGCCCTGGTCCCATGTGGGCACAACCTTTTCTGTATGGAATGTGCCAATCGTATCTGTGAGAGGAGCGAGCCCAAATGTCCTGTCTGCCACACCGGCGTCACTCAGGCTATACGTATATTTTCATAA
- the mex3b gene encoding RNA-binding protein MEX3B isoform X2: MDRQPNTSGCKIKALRAKTNTYIKTPVRGEEPVFVVTGRREDVAMARREIISAAEHFSMIRASRNKNTSLNGSSTTVPGPPNLPGQTTIQVRVPYRVVGLVVGPKGATIKRIQQQTHTYIVTPSRDKEPVFEVTGMPENVDRAREEIEAHIAMRTGGLIELQDENDFHANGTDVGFDLHGHATLWSKPSTGMTPTSARKPFSNYRNDSSSSLGSASTDSYFGNNSSRMADYSPPSPTLSYTTTNNNGNNNNNNINVNTNGNGFVFGNEVISPDCNDLTYDSSSGFDPTPAPPGLAWSQYESHMTPSSTRGSSPISTSAMFSTNTPTNANGIVVSQRRVNGCTPQPRLSPPLHSHTRGPPEHPLARRVRSDPGGGPLCFPGYSSTIASLPGPHLPGVPCDSSASSSSSSSSSSTSSGTSRKGSRDCSVCFESEVIAALVPCGHNLFCMECANRICERSEPKCPVCHTGVTQAIRIFS, encoded by the exons ATGGACAGGCAGCCAAACACTTCAG GTTGCAAGATCAAAGCACTGCGAGCAAAGACCAACACCTACATCAAGACCCCAGTTCGTGGTGAGGAGcctgtttttgtggtgacaggCAGAAGGGAGGATGTGGCAATGGCTAGGAGGGAGatcatctctgctgctgagcaCTTCTCCATGATCCGCGCCTCcaggaacaaaaacaccagcCTGAATGGAAGCAGCACCACAGTCCCTGGACCACCTAACCTTCCTGGACAGACCACCATCCAGGTGCGGGTGCCTTACCGTGTGGTTGGCCTTGTTGTCGGTCCCAAGGGTGCTACTATCAAGCGCATCCAGCAGCAGACCCACACCTACATCGTGACACCCAGTCGGGACAAGGAGCCAGTGTTCGAGGTGACGGGTATGCCAGAGAATGTGGACCGTGCGCGTGAAGAGATTGAAGCCCACATTGCCATGAGGACGGGGGGCCTCATTGAACTCCAGGATGAAAATGACTTCCACGCAAATGGGACTGATGTGGGTTTTGACCTGCACGGGCACGCCACCCTGTGGTCCAAGCCCAGCACTGGGATGACTCCTACATCGGCACGGAAACCCTTTTCCAACTACCGCAACGACTCGTCCTCCTCCCTGGGCAGCGCCTCCACAGACTCCTACTTTGGCAACAACAGCTCACGCATGGCTGACTATAGCCCCCCCAGCCCCACACTGAGttacaccaccaccaacaacaacggcaacaacaataacaacaacatcaatGTTAACACCAACGGCAACGGGTTTGTTTTCGGGAATGAGGTGATTTCTCCTGACTGCAATGATCTGACTTATGACTCCTCGTCTGGGTTTGACCCCACGCCAGCCCCACCAGGCCTTGCGTGGTCCCAGTATGAAAGTCATATGACTCCCTCTTCCACGAGGGGCAGCTCCCCCATCTCCACCTCAGCCATGTTCTCCACCAACACCCCCACTAATGCCAATGGGATAGTGGTGAGTCAGAGAAGGGTAAATGGTTGTACACCACAGCCTAGACTGTCACCTCCCCTCCACAGCCACACCAGAGGCCCTCCTGAGCACCCGCTAGCCAGGAGGGTGCGTAGTGACCCAGGCGGAGGCCCGCTCTGTTTCCCTGGTTACTCCAGCACTATTGCCTCCCTGCCGGGTCCTCACCTGCCTGGGGTTCCATGCGACTCCTCtgcctcatcttcatcctcctcttcctcctcctcaacctcaTCGGGCACCAGCCGAAAAGGAAGCCGTGACTGTTCAGTGTGCTTTGAGAGCGAGGTCATTGCTGCCCTGGTCCCATGTGGGCACAACCTTTTCTGTATGGAATGTGCCAATCGTATCTGTGAGAGGAGCGAGCCCAAATGTCCTGTCTGCCACACCGGCGTCACTCAGGCTATACGTATATTTTCATAA